A single Vulcanisaeta distributa DSM 14429 DNA region contains:
- a CDS encoding sulfite exporter TauE/SafE family protein gives MLSIYPLLIGTLLYIGASVMQWNFIMLCIIMFGICIIIGFLAALTGVGGAVIFTPIMMAFTSINTDVIRTTGLAIATVGSLIASRQYLGKGLANFNAIILTAIPYTISAIVGAVLGLEITRSFGNVGAAVIRLGLAILMLFIIGLFLWKGKQVDIPNPTNKNDKIAEIFQLVNARYYEESLKTVITYRAANTVWGLLCFIGVGLVSGMFGVGAGWAIVPVYNLVMYLPLKVAAATSKVLIAIGDTGALWVYINSGALVFPFLVPCVVGMVLGTEIGVRVMPKAKIPIIRWVIIAVMLVTSARLFQQSIPILMGWSA, from the coding sequence ATGTTAAGCATATATCCGTTGCTCATTGGGACTTTACTTTACATAGGGGCATCTGTTATGCAGTGGAATTTCATCATGCTCTGTATTATAATGTTTGGCATATGTATTATTATAGGTTTTCTAGCTGCCCTAACTGGTGTTGGTGGTGCGGTGATATTCACACCAATAATGATGGCATTCACATCTATTAATACGGATGTTATAAGAACGACAGGACTTGCAATAGCTACTGTTGGTTCTTTAATCGCGTCAAGACAATACTTGGGTAAGGGACTTGCTAATTTTAACGCTATAATTCTTACGGCGATACCATACACGATATCCGCAATAGTCGGTGCAGTATTAGGTCTTGAAATCACAAGGTCCTTTGGCAATGTAGGAGCCGCCGTGATTAGACTTGGTTTAGCAATCCTAATGTTATTCATTATTGGCTTATTCCTATGGAAGGGAAAGCAGGTGGATATTCCTAATCCTACTAATAAAAATGATAAAATAGCAGAAATCTTTCAATTAGTAAATGCTCGATATTACGAAGAATCATTAAAGACCGTAATAACGTACAGAGCCGCTAATACCGTGTGGGGATTACTATGCTTCATAGGTGTAGGCTTGGTGTCAGGCATGTTCGGTGTCGGGGCTGGTTGGGCCATTGTACCAGTATACAACTTAGTGATGTACCTGCCTTTAAAGGTTGCCGCAGCAACAAGTAAAGTATTGATAGCGATTGGTGATACGGGCGCTTTATGGGTGTATATTAATAGTGGGGCCTTGGTATTTCCATTCCTAGTTCCTTGTGTTGTCGGCATGGTTCTAGGTACAGAAATAGGGGTTAGGGTCATGCCCAAGGCTAAGATACCGATTATTAGGTGGGTAATAATCGCAGTCATGTTGGTAACAAGTGCAAGACTGTTTCAACAATCAATACCCATTCTCATGGGGTGGTCGGCATGA